DNA from Chitinophaga pendula:
GTTAGCTATAGGAATGATACAGGAAAGGTGGACTTAAGATATACCAGTCCGCTCCATAATTGAGCTTTTAAGCAAAATAAATTGAACTTTTAGGCAAAACAGCGAAGCCTCCATTCACCCGACCTTTGTATAAGGGAAAGACGGCAGTTCTTCTTTACCGGAGACTGCCTCTTTTTTGTCATAACAATATAACCGCAATTGTATGCAGAAGTCTAATGAGCAAGGTATTATGCAACAGATCACTTATTCCTGCTATTATACCACGAGCCGGGTTGGGGAGCAATTTGTTGCGGATCATGTATTAACCTATGTGGTATCGGGGACGTTACGCGTGAATGACGGCGACCAGGAGTCTTATATAGGGGCAGGTGAGTTCCGGTTTGCCAGGCGGAACCGGTTGGGTAAGTTTGTGAAGTTACCACCGGAGGGCGGGGGTGCGTTCAAGTCGATCTCGGTGCATTTAAGGCAGGAGGCTTTACGGAATTTCAGTATGGAGTATGGTTACGCGGCTACGCAGCGGGTAGGTACGGATGAGGTGATCGACCTCCCTGCGACGCCGGCGTTACAGCATTATATTAAGTCTTTGGAGCCCTATATGGCCCAGCCTGACGGCTGGAGTGAGGGCTTACTATCGTTGAAGGTGAATGAGGCGATCTTGTTGCTGATCAATACGGCGCCCCGTTTGAGGGATGTGCTGTTTGATTTTACGACGCCGGGCAAGATCGACCTGGAGGCATTTATGCAGCAGCGATTTCGTTTCAATGTGGACCTGAAGCGATTTGCGTATCTGACCGGGCGTAGTCTGGCTACGTTTAAGCGGGATTTTGAGAAGATCTTTCACACCTCTCCCAGCCGGTGGTTGCAGCAGCGGCGGTTACAGGAGGCGCGTTACCTGATCAAGGAGAAGGGCATGCGGCCGTCGGATGTATATCTCGAGGTGGGGTTTGAGAATTTTTCGCATTTCTCTTATGCTTTCAAGCAGTATTTCGGCCACAATCCTTCCAGTCTGTTGATGCCGCCTGGTCATATGGATCATCTGATCACTTCAGTCTGATGACCACTGTTTTAACGACGCCCCATACTTCGAATTCATCTCCTTCCCGAATGAGGTGTGGGGTATAGGCATGGTTTTCGGGATGCAGTACCCAGCCGGCATGGATCTTTACGAGGCGGCGGACAGTATATTCGCCATTGAGTGTGGCCAGTATGATATCGCCATGATTGGGTTTGACGGTACGATCGATGATGAGGATGGCGCCATTGGGTATATTGGCTTCTTCCATACTGGGACCGGTCATTTCGAACCGAAATACTTGCTGGGGGGAGACTCCTAACAGGTTGGCAACGTCTACTTCTTCTTCGAAGTAGTCCTGAACGGGTAACGGCATCATGTGTGACAATTTTATTAGCAATATTATGCTAATAAATTTAGTATTTAAAATAGAATTAAACAAAAAAGCCGCAGTGGATGACTGCGGCTTTTTTGTTATTTATTAGCGGGCGGCGTATCTCTTTTGAAGCCTAATGTATTGAGTGACTGTTGTATTTCGGGGCAGGACATGAATAGTTTCCAGAGGAGGCCGGTGCGATAGTTTTCTATCATGACGACGATAGGGCCCTGGTCGATGGCGAGGTATTGATAATCATACCATTGATCGGTTTCGCTATAAGCATCTGTGAAGCCATATTCTTTCCAAATCTTGTCGCCCAGTTTGTAATAGAAATACTTCAGTGCCTGCATGGAGTATTTAGGTGTATATGGGAAGGAGGATAATGCGGCGGTGGGTGTGATGACGCCCAGGTCGTTGGTGGGGGAATGTGCGTCGTAGAAACTTTTGCTGTCGCTGGCGGTGAGGCCCCATGCGTCGGCGCTGTACCCTTTGAATTTTTTAGGGTTGTCGATACAGTATTGTCTATTGATGAGTACGTGATTTTTGTTTTGTTCCCAGTAATCGGCGTACCTGTCTTTCAGTCCTCTTGGGTCGAGGCCGAGGAAGGAGTAGTGTGTAAAGAACAGAGGGCCGCCGTAGTCGAATCCGAGGGGCAGTTTGATGCCGTAGTATTCTTTTCCATTATTGAAGTGGCTGCTTTGTGCCCATCCCTGGTGGTATACGCGGGGGGAGATGGGATATTTGGGGGAGGCAGCTGCCAGTATGTAGGTGATGAGGCATTCATTATAGCCGCGGATGGGATGGTTCATGGACCAGCCATTGTTGGGGGACCAGTGCCAGTAGAGGACATCTTGTCCGTCGCGGGTGTACCAGTTCCATTCTGCGTCGTTCCAGAGCCAGCCGATTTTATCGCGCAGTTCTTTTTCTTTAGGGTCGTTGCCATCGAAGTATTGGCGTACGCAGAGGAGTCCTTGGAACATGAAAGCGGATTCTACGAGATCGCCGCCATCGTCTTTACGGCTGAATGGGATGGTTTTGCCGGTGGAGCCATTCATCCAATGCGGCCATATGCCGTGATAGTGATCGGCTCTGACGAGGAAGTTGACTATTTTGAGCATTCGTTGCAGTCCTTCTTCGCGAGTGATAAATCCTCTTTCTATTCCTACGAGTAGCGCCATTACGCCGAATCCGGAGCCACCTATGGTGACGGTATCGGGGGTGGTGGTACGTTCGGGGGCGAGACCGGATACGGGGTGTGCGAATTTCCAGAAATAGTCGAAGGTGCGATGTTGCACCAGTGTCAGTAATGCGGTATCGCTCAGCTGTTGTGGTGTTGTTTTTTGTGATTGTCCCAGCAGCTGTGTTCCGGTCATTAAGACCACCAAAAGTACTAAGCTCAGTCCTTTCATCTGTTTCATGATACGCTGATTTCGTTTTATAAAAGAAACGGCCGGAGGGCGCCCTGCCCACCGGCCGTGCACAAATCTTAGGGGATCTGCGGTTATGATCGTTGACAGGTTATTAGTACCCGTTATTCTGTACCAGTTTGCCCTGGCTGAAGTCTATTTGTTGTTGGGGGATG
Protein-coding regions in this window:
- a CDS encoding LexA family protein; this encodes MMPLPVQDYFEEEVDVANLLGVSPQQVFRFEMTGPSMEEANIPNGAILIIDRTVKPNHGDIILATLNGEYTVRRLVKIHAGWVLHPENHAYTPHLIREGDEFEVWGVVKTVVIRLK
- a CDS encoding glucoamylase family protein, with amino-acid sequence MKQMKGLSLVLLVVLMTGTQLLGQSQKTTPQQLSDTALLTLVQHRTFDYFWKFAHPVSGLAPERTTTPDTVTIGGSGFGVMALLVGIERGFITREEGLQRMLKIVNFLVRADHYHGIWPHWMNGSTGKTIPFSRKDDGGDLVESAFMFQGLLCVRQYFDGNDPKEKELRDKIGWLWNDAEWNWYTRDGQDVLYWHWSPNNGWSMNHPIRGYNECLITYILAAASPKYPISPRVYHQGWAQSSHFNNGKEYYGIKLPLGFDYGGPLFFTHYSFLGLDPRGLKDRYADYWEQNKNHVLINRQYCIDNPKKFKGYSADAWGLTASDSKSFYDAHSPTNDLGVITPTAALSSFPYTPKYSMQALKYFYYKLGDKIWKEYGFTDAYSETDQWYDYQYLAIDQGPIVVMIENYRTGLLWKLFMSCPEIQQSLNTLGFKRDTPPANK
- a CDS encoding helix-turn-helix domain-containing protein; the protein is MQKSNEQGIMQQITYSCYYTTSRVGEQFVADHVLTYVVSGTLRVNDGDQESYIGAGEFRFARRNRLGKFVKLPPEGGGAFKSISVHLRQEALRNFSMEYGYAATQRVGTDEVIDLPATPALQHYIKSLEPYMAQPDGWSEGLLSLKVNEAILLLINTAPRLRDVLFDFTTPGKIDLEAFMQQRFRFNVDLKRFAYLTGRSLATFKRDFEKIFHTSPSRWLQQRRLQEARYLIKEKGMRPSDVYLEVGFENFSHFSYAFKQYFGHNPSSLLMPPGHMDHLITSV